The genomic region gcgtactcggcccaacccaggtactggttccaggagttctggtggccgtgacagaaggtacgcaggaagcggccgatctcctggatcttccgttccgtctgcccgttcgactgaggatggtatccagacgataggctgacggtcacacccaggagggagaagaaggctttccagacgtgtgagacaaactggggtcctctgtcggagacgatgtcttcaggtaatccataatagcgaaaaacatgattaaacattagttctgcggtggccatggcggtaggtagaccctccaggggtatcagacggcaggactttgagaagcggtccaccaccaccaggatgcatgtgtgaccgtcagactcggggagatcggtgacgaagtccactcccaggtgtgaccagggtctctcaggaacgggcagaggaaagagcttgccggtgggaagatggcgtgggctcttggagatggcacactccctgcagccctgcacgtaccccaggaactggacggagggttggtggaatgagcatttttcagccttgaggaagagatggaactgccgtaagcgctggaggacctccgcaacgtggtggcgatgttcggccaagctccgggagtagatgaggatgtcatctatataaaccagaacggacttatggagaaactcccggagcacctcgtggatgaaatcctggaatacggagggggcgttgaccaggccatacggcatcacgaggtactcgtagtgtccagtgggcgtgacgaaggcggtcttccactcgtccccctcacgtatccggatgaggttatacgcgctgcggaggtccaacttggtgaacacagtggcaccgcggagatgttccagggccgctgggacgaggggaagtgggtatcggaacttgatggtgatcttgttgagtgcacggtaatcgatgcatggcctcaagcctccgtccttctttgccacgaagaagaagcttgaagcagcaggggaagtagacgggcggatgtaaccttgttcgagtgcctccttgatgtattcctccatggccttctcctccggtatggacagggggtatatgcgtcccctgggcactggttcacccggcagcagatcgatggcgcagtcccatggccggtgtggaggaagcttggaggcgcgttgcgggcagaagacgtcgctgaagggggcgtagtcagggggaacatccaccgagcgcttctcaacagggctctcgatggacgtggcattcacgagaagagacttggagagtggaggtttaggaacaggaagcgctgggaagcagtctgggaagcagtgatcgccccacttcaggacttcgcccgtgcgccaggagatgttggggttgtgttgttccagccacgggcgccctagaaccacgtcagcggtggattcctccagaaccagcaaatggatgtgttcagtgtgcaggataccgatgctgagttgtagtggacccacgcagtgacggatgtgtctgcagcttaggggtttgcctgtgatggagtggatttgatagctcgtcggtgaaggagagatcttaaggttgagttgtctacagagggtgcctgagatgaagtttccggctgaccctgaatcaaggagcgccaccactggaacagagatgttagcagcagtaagagttacagttgtagtgagtggtttcattttctgaatggagggaaatattgcactcaccacgggtcgaggaggacggattgggcatgtggagagattatgccccattgttccgcaatagagacagagattcagggccagccttctttgtctttcgttaggggtgagacgagagtgatcaatttgcatgggttcgttggctggttctggggagctgacgggttcggaccgacggaggaggttagtggtggatgactggccctggtgttcttgaatgcacgactgcatacgggaccccacgcggatggcgagttggatgaagcgttctaatcccatggagtcctcgtatgcagcgagatgcagccgcacggagggttccagcccctgacggaacgtggtgatgagggcttgctcgttccatccgctggtggcggctagcgttcgaaactgcaaggcatattcgttaacagataggtttctttgctttagattataaagtttctcaccagtcgaggaatcagtcagaggtttcccgaatacttcccggaagtgggagacgaacgccgaataggattggacgactgggcctttctgggtccacaacgaatctgcccattgcagagccttcccttgcagttgtgaaataatgaacgctattttagccgtgtctgtggtgtagaggtgcggctgcatctccaggaccagctcacattggagaagaaatccgctgcattcctccgccgatccagagtagggcgccggtttggccatgggactggcggtgaatgcaggtgaaggagtggtgctggtgggtgcggagacagccgtgttgtgggatgacgatgttgagggctgtggtgtgagtgctcgacgcagcacgtccacgagttcctggaatggatcgttTGTCATCATGCCGttagttgttatggtccggtcttctgttatgatatagacacggaggcagagataaaagcaatccaggtgagtttattggaacaatatgtggaacacagagtggtaatggctgttatcaggttcttgagagatgaatataaagtaatactgtccttgtgtggtttgtggatccaggagttgagctgagatggagggagacgttggagacactcacacacacagatgggtaagcacacgaagggaccgggagacgaaggagatgaaggagatcgctggagcaggtaagtatgttgaaggggagtccttaaggtaagcatgtacatggcgtagtgcaaacgagaccggacagtgagtgtgtgtgagagtggtggttttgtagtgctggtgattgcagagtgaatgaggtgcaggtggcggtgattaataagctggtgattgggtgcgtgggtactgtggtgaggtggagcctggcgtgtctgtgacagtaacGGTATATTAGATAAGTGCGgcagtgacagcagcctaataaacctgctgctgtctgtgtcattaatgttaatcaagcAACAAAAGAAATAAGAATATTTCTCCCTGATCTTGACTGAatcacttttgtaactttaatacaAATGAATGTAGTGACGACTGTGCAGTGTGCTGTGTATGCAGTtgtacatttgattactttatacaATTTATGTAGTATTTCTTATTTCTAATGCTTAAAgcttttcaggtaggtctatttcatttgtgtgtcttttttttttctattgtagTTTTTGTGCTTTTGCTTGTAATTAgttttttgttcttattttatcactgtttacttgtcttcagtaagcttgTTTTTTACttattagttaggctagtatTAGTTTTCTGTGATACTGAAGTTGATGAGATTTATGAAATTCCACGAACATGAAATGGTTTCAAAAATGTTGATATAATCATAAAAAccttatttaaagcaaaaataactacATTGTGATATGCATGTCATTATAGTGAATTGAAATGACTCATATCAGGATATATGATTTTGGTCTTACTGCCCATCCCTGAATGAATGTTCTTGTGCATTGTAGACTTGAAGACGATGAGCGAGCGCCTGAAAAGTCGTTATTACACCACGCGGAAGCTGTTCATGGCCGACATGCAGAGGATCTTCACTAACTGTCGAGAGTATAACCCTCCTGAAAGCGAATACTACAAATGTGCCAACCTACTAGAGAAATTCTTCTACACCAAGATCAAAGAGGCGGGCCTCATCGAGGCTATGTAATCCAGCTAAGGGGTGCAAGCAGTCCGTTTCCCTCTTCCCCTCCCTTTTCTCTACCTctttttctcaacatttatcATATATAACTCCCTCAGTGTTTTTGCATCAAAAGGAGGGTTGTTTGAAATGCAGGCGTTTGGTGTGTGTGAATATCCGCATGACCACCATATGTGGAAAAAGTCTCTTTCTTGTCTTAAAAATTCCTTCTGCCAAAATTGCGGAACAATTTTATGGTATGTACGGCTGTATGCATTTGGCGTGCATGTGTTCATGCTagcgtgtgtgtatataatagtGAAAATCTGTTTATATAGATCAATTTTATgaaaaactgtatattttatatagtaCCAACCAAGAAAAATTACTCTAATTACCTAATGTTATACCTTCAAACAGcacttatttattattaaagaaattGTGGTAAATACTAATATTCATATGATGAATATTCCTAATCAGAAACCCGCACATTTGCGGTCTTTACCAGAGCTTGTACGTGACATGGTGTAATGAGGAGCATTCCCTGTGCAGTGACAAAAACAGTCTTAATATGCTAACGAGAACGTACGGAATCTGTATGTAAAGATGACACGTGCAATGACTCCTACTATTGTTGTTTTCTAAaatatttgtacttttaaaTACTTAAGAAGAGATAGGCTTTGTACTACATTCTGGGAATTGGGGGGGAAAGGCTATTTTAAGGTCTTTGTACCTTTGCTTTTAAAGACATATTATGTCTTTTAAAGATTTTTGCTTTTAAAGCATATTTTATAGAATGATTAAATCTTTAGAGCAACTAATGTGAAAGAAATGTCTACTTTTGTGTTTGGACTCTTTCAGTAAAGTTGCACAAActgcacatctttttttttttttttgttcttgcaCTTTTTTAGATCTAGAAAttgttaaagaaaaaaatcacaatcATCCATTTCTTGTGTTAATACAcctgttaatgtttattttattagtaaTCGGGTGACATTTTTTGTCAGCTGACCAATTTAGGTATGTTATTAAGCAGAAAATGCATATGTctgtatatttttattgaaaatgagtCAACAGACTGGAGTTTCTGGATTTGTGCTGAATTTGCTGGTCTAGTCTAGCATATCACCATGTAGCTTATAACAGTGTTTCAAATACTATAAAGCCAagttaaaaagtttatttactCATCCAAGAAACCTGTTTCCTACATAGCTGTGCTTGTGTTTTGTCTCTCCACGATCTCTACaagacaataaaataataaaatcatttcaaatcagtaataccagcatttatttatttatcattagtTCATTTGTGCTAATGACCGGCTGCCTGTTTTTTTCCACCTTTTTCCTGAGTAATCGATGAGCGCCATCATGATGGATTCTAACCCGTTTGGAACCCATCGTTAAAATGGGGTAAAAAGAGCAACTTGTATATAAGagtgaacacaaattaagatatttttgataaaatctgatgactcagtgaggcctccattgacaggaacataattaacactttcaaatgcccagaaagctactaaagacatttaaagttacagttcatgcgactacagtggttcaaccttaatgttatgaagcgaccagaatactttttgtgtggcacaaaaacaaaatgacgactttattccacaatatctagtgatgggtgattttaaaacactgcttcaggaagcttcgaagctttatgaatctttagtttcgaatcagtggttcggagtgtgtatcaaactagATTTTAATGATATTACAGTGGACATACTGAACATCACACACTGTGCAACATCTACTATGAAGCAGTCTAAATTATAGTGTAGTAAAGATTTTACACACAACTGAAGAATGAAATAATTTAATGTATGAGTTCAAGGTCATATTTATTACAACTTATGAACAGGAAAAGATGAtgtagtcttttaaaatgtacaacagTGATgcattaaactaaaaaaaaaataaaataataaaaaaaataaaacttatgCAAGAACAATGCCAAACTATACATTTCCAAATCTGGTGATCTAAAAtctagtgctgtcaaattgattaaccACATCTAACATAGAAGTTTGtgtcacatctaacataaaactTTTATGTTTGATTAatcaatttttcatttatttgacaTATTACAATTAAACACAGTTCAATTTGTagaaacaacaaataaaacaaatggtaagaaaaaaaaaaatcatccataAAATGGTATACAGTAAGAAGACATGCAGATAAGACTTAAGCAGGGCTTTAAAAGAAAACACGCTAGTGCCTTTAGTAGTGGGTTGCATTTAAAAGAAACCTAAAAACTTTTGATACTTCAGTAAATGCGTACCTGAAAGAGATATGAATTTGTACGTGCTTATCTCTCATCAAGACTCTTCCATTTCAACcaacatttcaaataaaactttctctGTGTCTTTTAAACTCTGTCTGAAGAGCTGAGCGTGTTGCCATGACACTTCACCCTCTCCTCCTGTGAGTTCCGCCTCCACAATCAGCTCTTTGCCTCCGGACAGACTTGAAGAGGAGTGCAGTTCACCATCTGTGAAAACAAACCGATTACTAATATTATAATCAAGCTTAATtggtgctaatcatgttatatttaaaaaccATTTCAGTTTTTGAAGCACAACTTAATACACAAAGCACAGAGCTGATGCATTCAGCAGTGAGACTGATACCTCCAGGGAACTCTACGGTGGTCTCGGCGGAACGTAAACTCCAACGCACGCTGCCTGAATGGAAGGTCTGGCTGAAGGCTCGGACTGAAGCGGACTTGATCTTCATCCCTACTGGAGAGCAGTTAAATTTCCAGCTTATTTTTCCAAAGGGAGAGCCCTCTGTTCTAGCCAAATACACCTACAATCAGAGAACCAGCAAAGTAAATATTTAAACCAGCTGCATTTAAACACAAGTAAATGTGTTCTTTAGGACAATGGCTAATATGACAGAATGGCCAACAATTAGGAATGCATGGATACTGTATTTCTGGTCGGTACGATAAGTTgatcattattttaaatgtaattgcCTAAAAGTCTGGGgtgatgtattaaattgatcaaaagtgacagtaaagacatattacaaaagatttctacacatttaactttctattcatcaaagaatcctgaaaaactgtatcatggtttctacaaaaatattaagcagcaataCCATTTTCTAATAATtgatttgtaatatttcacaatattaccgtaTTTTTGATAagataaatgcagtcttggtgagcaagcataaaagacttctttcaaaaacatttcaaaaaatctaacttttgaacggtactgTATAATAAATCTATATTACTTTGCCAACTTTTTCTAATTCATTGAAAATAAAGAgtatacaattaaataaattatatcacCAGGttaatattaaacaatatcaaaaataaatatgaaatataaataaataaaaaaacatgttaaacaaTGAAGAAATGAAATTTAACATCAAATGATATCATTACATTAAATTAAGTCAAATTAAGATAGAAAAATAGATATATCAGTAATATTGGTTAAATAAAGAAAGGAATTTTCCTTCATCTTCAAAAAAAGAAACCGCTGAAAGAAACAAACCATCTGCCAGTCAAGCTCCTCTTTCCGGAACATATTTTCTGTCCTCCAAACACCTTTCTGCCATCCTGGGATAGTCTCTTGGCCATTGCTCACTCTgaagtaacagtctttggtcaTATTGTAGCAAATGTGAAAGAACTTGTTTTGCTTCTCAGATTCTGAAGGAATGAAGACACATTCCTGTGCATTCTGGGAGGAAACATACATAAAATGTTAGTTAAGTTAATTATAGatctaaacaaacacacatatatacacatatataatacacacaatatatataatatatatccaGTACAGTCcaaaggctacatttatttaattaaaaatacagtaaaaaacagcaatattgtgaaaataaaaaacattttacaagtATTTTACAagtaaaacattttagtattacaatttaaaataactgtgtactatttaaatatatttcacaaagtaatttattcctgtgatggcaaagctaaattttcagcatcattactccagtcttcagtgtcacatgatccttcagacatCATTCTAagatgctgatttgctgctcaataaatatttatgattattttcaatgttgaaaacagttgtgtactttttttttcaggattccttgatgaatagaaagttcaaaagaacagcatttatctgaaatacaaagcttctgtagcattatacactaccgttcaaaagtttggggtcagtaagaatttttatttttttgtaaagaaattaaagaatttaatacttttattcagcaaggatgcattaaatcaatcaaaagtggcagtaaagacatttataatttacaaaagattagatttcagataaacgctgttcttttgaactttctattcatcaaataatcctgaaaaaaatattgtacacaaatattttgtacaattgtacacattaaatgtttcttgagcagcagatcagcatattagaatgatttctgaaggatcatgtgacactgaagactggagtaatgatgctgaaaattcagctttgccatcacaggaataaattactttgtgaaaaatattcaaatagaaaacagttattttaaattgtaataatattttacaatattactgtttttactgtatttttaattaaataaatgtagtcttggtgagcagatgaaacttcttttaaaaacattaaaaatcttagtggttccaaacttttggactgtactatatatatatatatatatatatcacaccaATGGAATAACCAGTAATGAAACACTGGGTTACAGTTAAGCATCTCACCCCTTTAGAGTCGCTCATACCAGTCTCCCCTCGAGCTGCCCTCCAAGCCAGAGATCCTGAGACACGACCACCCAACTCTCCAGATGCAGGGGTCTTGGGAGAAATAAACTCTACCAGCTCCACCAGCAGTCTTTGCAACAGCTGCTTCTTCCTCTCTTCTCCTAGAGACTGCTGCCTCTACAGGTATGGAGTGGTATAGAGTTACAGTCAGATACATTTTTTAGAGGCAGTGATGAAAGGAGCTGTACTTTGGATGAGGAcatgaaaatatgaaacataCCGTAGAGTTGAGTGTGTTAATCGTATGAAGTAGCCATGTCTCCTGAACCTGTGTGCGTCTGGAAAGGACCTCTGGGTGTTTACAGGAGTACCTCCACGTCACATCCACAACCTGGTCCTTAGAGAACGCCAAGATGTAGGAGAGTTTCTTCCCCCAGCCGACTTCATACAGGAGGGGTTTATCACACGTGTTCTCGCAAGGGTCACAGTGTAGCCAGCGATGCTGTGACTGAGAATACACCTCCGTCCACACGTGATCTGAAAGCAGGACAAAACTTTATGTTTCTATTCCAATACAATATCATTGTGGTACAGcaaaggccctgatatacttcaaATGAAATACTGGTGTGACATCATTTCAAACAtatcaggccaaaacaaagttaattTGGAGTTTGTTCTGGGATTTCGAAATAGCTTGCGAAAGCAAACTTCCTGGAAAAGTAGGCTCCAGCTGGTAAACAACTACCATTCGTCCATGGCGATTATGTAATAGATAAGTGTGGCTCTGAGGCTCTGCTTTTTTAGACATGGAAATGTTCTCTtgttcatttcttctgttcagtccatCAAGGTCAGACgcaagtaaaaacatgaacagcCACTTCATAGTACAAACTGTTGTAGTATAAAAGTTGTAATTCTAAATGAAAGCAACACTGGCACTGTTTCACgtttaatactgtaaattgCTTGCTTCAAAGCAATCTATTGTATAAAAGTGCTATACAATTTAACGTGACTTGACTGAAGTGAGCTGGTGCAAATATACGTTGCTAATATGATCacatgctttcttaactgctgttttgTCACTGTCGCTTTTTGTTATgcgtttattttgttattgagaggaaagcgtGCAGCACCGATTTACACACTCATCTAAACGATGCTTCCAGCACAGAATGCTGCTGCACATACCTGCCAAGGTGTGTTGAATTTCTTTTTACCCCTAAGCtaagaacaaaaaaaagaacGTCACTGggagtatatcagggccttaaaggggtacttcacccctggaaagatgaatgtgtatttaaaattggtcatttatgtagtagaaatgtgaaattatttttgaatttggaactttctagactgagaaaaggcagaaaatgtatttttgactaatgtggatgaaagacaacaactcccataatgcacttgttttgctgcccttgcgaggccacgcccaaaccacgcctagcggttacaggcggcattcaggaaaattcaaacaaataaatcgtgagttagttcatacatttacagcgaaatggtgctaaattgctttgtacctggatgtacacccaaaaccaggaaaggacaagtACGTTTCCGTCATTTTCCGATTAAGTTAAAGATTTGGAGCGATGTAAACAGTGGCTGCGGACCATCAAACACCCGAAGTTTGGAGATGACACCAttatagaaaacctaaaaaaacgcagaatatgtagtctccatttcaagcacgaggactacgaaccaaatatctttgcaatgaagagaaccatTCTGAAGGACACCGTGATAACAtctatattcactttcccagaggacgaacagcctggcctgatctatgtccgtgagtaaccacaaacgcgcatatgtatgggcgtggtgaaaaaaTGCGGAACTACTTGCTATTACTGGCAGTAGTTTtaa from Chanodichthys erythropterus isolate Z2021 chromosome 15, ASM2448905v1, whole genome shotgun sequence harbors:
- the ngly1 gene encoding peptide-N(4)-(N-acetyl-beta-glucosaminyl)asparagine amidase, which produces MSGSQGVTALCENPTEVFLDVSKLLITYADNILRNPNEDKYRSIRIGNPTFSTKLLPVKGAVECLFEMGFEEAETHLVFPKSASVERLRQVRETIAAERDQRLGTSKAASNPQSARVPPNPAQPPPLPSSSSTGPASATAAPMPAPAAMPFTSSSVTFFRTVQSNFQHVMIYESPELQQKALNCIPHELLRSRAKERLKQAKDADPACNLGEEDMLLLDLLQWFKGDFFSWVDNLPCSRCGGTTQPSGSLPASSDDLRWDAGRVENHFCHTCQISTRFPRYNNPEKLLETRRGRCGEWANCFTLLCRALGLEARYIWDSTDHVWTEVYSQSQHRWLHCDPCENTCDKPLLYEVGWGKKLSYILAFSKDQVVDVTWRYSCKHPEVLSRRTQVQETWLLHTINTLNSTRQQSLGEERKKQLLQRLLVELVEFISPKTPASGELGGRVSGSLAWRAARGETGMSDSKGNAQECVFIPSESEKQNKFFHICYNMTKDCYFRVSNGQETIPGWQKGVWRTENMFRKEELDWQMVYLARTEGSPFGKISWKFNCSPVGMKIKSASVRAFSQTFHSGSVRWSLRSAETTVEFPGDGELHSSSSLSGGKELIVEAELTGGEGEVSWQHAQLFRQSLKDTEKVLFEMLVEMEES